From Triticum aestivum cultivar Chinese Spring chromosome 4A, IWGSC CS RefSeq v2.1, whole genome shotgun sequence, a single genomic window includes:
- the LOC123085585 gene encoding pyruvate decarboxylase 2, which produces MDTHIGSVDGPSPAAVNGAVGCPASAPGCPIMSSHPVVSAGEASLGRHLARRLVQVGVSDVFAVPGDFNLTLLDHLVDEPGLRLVGCCNELNAGYAADGYARARGVGACAVTFTVGGLSVLNAIAGAYSENLPVICIAGGPNSNDYGTNRILHHTIGIPDFSQELRCFQTVTCHQAVVTNLDDAHEQIDTAIATALRESKPVYLSISCNLPGLPHPTFTRDPVPFFLAPRMSNKMGLEAAVEATVEFLNKAVKPVLVAGPKLRVAKAGKAFVDLVDASGYAYAIMPSAKGFVPETHPHFLGTYWGAVSTAFCAEIVESADAYLFAGPIFNDYSSVGYSFLLKKDKAIIVQPERVIVGNGPAFGCVMMKEYLSALAKRVQKNTTAYENYKRIFVPEGHPLKGEANEPLRVNVLFKHIQDMLTGDSAVLAETGDSWFNCQKLKLPEGCGYEFQMQYGSIGWSVGALLGYAQGASDKRVIACIGDGSFQVTAQDVSTMLRCEQNSIIFLINNGGYTIEVEIHDGPYNVIKNWNYTALVEAIHNGEGKCWTAKVKCEEELTAAIETALGEKKDSLCFIEVIAHKDDTSKELLEWGSRVSAANSRPPNPQ; this is translated from the exons ATGGACACCCACATCGGCTCCGTCGACGGGCCGTCGCCGGCGGCGGTGAACGGCGCGGTCGGCTGCCCGGCGTCCGCGCCGGGGTGCCCGATCATGTCCTCCCACCCCGTGGTCTCCGCAGGCGAGGCGTCGCTGGGGCGCCACCTGGCGCGCCGCCTCGTGCAGGTCGGCGTCAGCGACGTCTTCGCCGTGCCCGGGGACTTCAACCTCACGCTGCTCGACCACCTCGTCGACGAGCCCGGGCTGCGCCTCGTCGGCTGCTGCAACGAGCTCAACGCTGGCTACGCGGCCGACGGCTACGCGCGGGCCCGCGGCGTCGGCGCCTGCGCGGTCACCTTCACCGTCGGCGGCCTCAGCGTGCTcaacgccatcgccggcgcctACAGCGAGAACCTGCCCGTCATCTGCATCGCCGGCGGGCCCAACTCCAACGACTACGGCACCAACCGCATCCTCCACCACACCATCGGCATCCCGGACTTCTCGCAGGAGCTGCGCTGCTTCCAGACCGTCACCTGCCACCAG GCGGTGGTGACCAACCTGGACGACGCGCACGAGCAGATCGACACGGCCATCGCCACGGCGCTCAGGGAGAGCAAGCCGGTGTACCTCAGCATCAGCTGCAACCTCCCCGGGCTACCTCACCCCACCTTCACCCGTGACCCAGTCCCTTTCTTCCTCGCCCCCAG GATGAGCAACAAGATGGGGCTCGAGGCTGCAGTGGAGGCAACCGTCGAGTTCCTGAACAAGGCGGTGAAGCCAGTGCTTGTCGCCGGCCCCAAACTGCGCGTGGCCAAGGCGGGGAAGGCCTTCGTCGACCTTGTGGACGCCAGTGGCTATGCCTATGCTATAATGCCATCGGCCAAGGGCTTTGTGCCAGAGACGCACCCCCACTTCCTCGGCACCTACTGGGGCGCCGTCAGCACGGCCTTCTGCGCCGAGATCGTCGAGTCGGCCGACGCCTACCTCTTCGCAGGCCCCATCTTCAACGACTACAGCTCTGTTGGCTACTCGTTCCTGCTCAAGAAGGACAAGGCCATCATCGTGCAGCCTGAGCGTGTCATCGTCGGGAACGGCCCGGCATTCGGCTGCGTCATGATGAAGGAGTACCTGTCTGCATTGGCCAAGCGGGTTCAGAAGAACACCACCGCCTACGAGAACTACAAGAGGATCTTCGTGCCTGAGGGCCATCCGCTGAAGGGCGAGGCGAACGAGCCGCTGCGTGTCAATGTGCTCTTCAAGCACATCCAGGACATGCTGACGGGTGACAGTGCAGTGCTCGCTGAGACCGGTGACTCCTGGTTCAACTGCCAGAAGCTCAAGCTGCCCGAGGGCTGCGG GTATGAATTCCAAATGCAGTATGGCTCGATTGGATGGTCAGTGGGTGCATTGCTCGGGTACGCGCAAGGGGCGAGTGACAAGCGTGTCATAGCCTGCATTGGTGATGGGAGCTTCCAG GTGACAGCACAGGATGTGTCAACTATGCTGCGGTGCGAACAGAACAGCATAATCTTCCTGATCAACAATGGCGGGTACACGATCGAGGTGGAGATCCACGACGGGCCTTACAATGTCATCAAGAACTGGAACTACACCGCCCTTGTGGAGGCCATCCACAACGGGGAGGGCAAATGCTGGACTGCCAAG GTGAAGTGCGAGGAGGAGCTGACGGCGGCGATAGAGACGGCGCTGGGGGAGAAGAAGGACTCTCTGTGCTTCATCGAGGTGATCGCGCACAAGGACGACACCAGCAAAGAGCTTCTGGAATGGGGCTCCAGGGTCTCTGCTGCCAACTCCAGGCCACCCAACCCCCAGTAG